In Candidatus Methylomirabilota bacterium, a single window of DNA contains:
- a CDS encoding NAD(P)-dependent oxidoreductase — protein MPTLGFVGLGAMGGRMAKRLLDAAYPVVGYNRTPARARWLVDAGMRAAASPRAVADAADVVFSMVTDTDALHAVARGPDGILAGLRPGAVYVEMSTVHPATIRALGAEVVSRGAVMLDAPVSGSVATLEAGQLAFMVGGDPAVLERVRPYLLAIGPTITHVGPLGLAMTMKVATNLGLAVQMLAFSEAVLLAEKAGIARERAVEALLRSVIASPMVRYRGPFVLSMPAEAWFDVGMMQKDLRLALDIGRAVGAVLPATALTHEWLAAAQGRGLGEFDFAVVFDVLAELSGLPPSKKSGGA, from the coding sequence ATGCCGACGCTCGGCTTCGTCGGGCTGGGGGCCATGGGCGGCCGCATGGCGAAGCGCCTGCTCGACGCCGCCTACCCCGTCGTCGGCTACAACCGGACGCCGGCTCGGGCCCGGTGGCTGGTCGACGCCGGGATGCGGGCCGCCGCCTCGCCTCGCGCCGTCGCCGACGCAGCCGACGTCGTCTTCAGCATGGTGACCGACACCGACGCGCTCCACGCGGTGGCGCGCGGCCCGGACGGCATCCTGGCCGGCCTGCGTCCCGGCGCCGTGTACGTCGAGATGAGCACCGTCCACCCGGCGACGATACGCGCCCTGGGGGCCGAGGTGGTGTCGCGCGGGGCCGTGATGCTCGACGCCCCCGTGTCCGGCAGCGTCGCCACCCTGGAGGCCGGCCAGCTCGCCTTCATGGTCGGCGGTGACCCCGCGGTGCTCGAGCGCGTCCGGCCGTACCTCCTCGCCATCGGCCCCACGATCACCCACGTCGGCCCGCTGGGACTGGCCATGACGATGAAGGTCGCCACCAACCTCGGGCTGGCCGTCCAGATGCTGGCGTTCAGCGAGGCGGTTCTGCTCGCCGAGAAGGCCGGCATCGCCCGCGAGCGCGCCGTCGAGGCGTTGCTGCGGAGCGTGATCGCGTCGCCCATGGTCCGCTACCGGGGACCGTTCGTTCTCTCAATGCCGGCCGAGGCGTGGTTCGACGTCGGGATGATGCAGAAGGATCTGCGGCTGGCCCTCGACATCGGGCGCGCGGTCGGGGCCGTCCTCCCGGCCACGGCGCTGACCCACGAGTGGCTGGCCGCCGCCCAGGGCCGCGGGCTGGGCGAGTTCGATTTCGCGGTGGTGTTCGACGTGCTGGCGGAGCTGAGCGGGCTCCCGCCGAGCAAGAAATCCGGAGGGGCCTGA
- a CDS encoding Xaa-Pro peptidase family protein: protein MGLPTYGTMGVDWEERVNFDRLRRDRLSRVTAALGHSELGGLLCFDMYNIRYITHTTIGEWARDKLSRFALLPREAEPIMWDFGSAARHHRLYCPWLGERSRAGISLLRGAMTPEMGRAEDLARKIKRELEARGLHRAPLGVDVIELPILAALQQEGLQVVDGQQLMQAVRRIKTRDEIVLLNTAAMMVDAAYEDLYQALRPGIRENELVGIAAKTLYDLGSEDVEAVNAIAGERCNPHPHVFSDRVLRPGDPAYFDILHSYMGYRTCYYRSFAVGSASAAMVDAYKRCRELLDQAIAIVKPGITTADIVALWPRAQEFGFPDEEACFGLQYGHGVGLSIWEQPVMSRLVSLEHPMTLEPGMVFALENFWPASDGWSAARIEEEVLVTETGHEILTRFPAETLLVAGTRYWTATGPLAGTRELDPTASPRRADLG, encoded by the coding sequence ATGGGACTTCCGACCTACGGCACCATGGGGGTCGACTGGGAAGAGCGCGTGAATTTCGACCGGCTGCGGCGGGACCGGCTCAGCCGGGTGACGGCGGCGCTGGGACACTCGGAGCTGGGCGGTCTCCTCTGCTTCGACATGTATAACATCCGCTACATCACCCACACGACCATCGGCGAATGGGCCCGGGACAAGCTGTCGCGCTTCGCCCTCTTGCCCCGCGAGGCCGAGCCGATCATGTGGGACTTCGGCTCCGCCGCCCGTCACCATCGGCTCTACTGTCCCTGGCTGGGCGAGCGCTCGCGCGCCGGCATCTCGCTCCTCCGGGGCGCGATGACGCCGGAGATGGGACGGGCCGAGGACCTGGCCCGCAAGATCAAGCGTGAGCTGGAGGCCCGCGGACTTCACCGGGCCCCCCTCGGTGTGGACGTGATCGAGCTGCCCATTCTGGCCGCGCTCCAGCAGGAGGGCCTCCAGGTCGTCGACGGCCAGCAGCTCATGCAGGCGGTGCGCCGCATCAAGACGCGGGACGAGATCGTCCTCCTCAATACCGCGGCCATGATGGTGGACGCGGCCTACGAGGACCTCTACCAGGCCCTCCGGCCGGGCATCCGGGAGAACGAGCTGGTGGGGATCGCCGCCAAGACGCTCTACGACCTGGGCTCCGAGGACGTGGAGGCCGTCAACGCGATCGCCGGCGAGCGCTGCAATCCGCATCCCCACGTCTTCTCCGACCGGGTGCTGCGGCCGGGCGATCCCGCCTACTTCGACATCCTCCACTCCTACATGGGCTACCGCACCTGCTATTACCGGTCCTTCGCGGTGGGCAGCGCCTCGGCCGCCATGGTCGACGCCTACAAGCGCTGCCGGGAGCTCCTCGACCAGGCCATCGCGATCGTCAAGCCGGGCATCACCACCGCCGACATCGTCGCCCTCTGGCCGCGCGCCCAGGAGTTCGGCTTCCCCGACGAGGAGGCGTGCTTCGGCCTCCAGTACGGCCACGGGGTCGGGCTCTCGATCTGGGAACAGCCGGTGATGAGCCGGCTGGTGTCACTCGAGCACCCGATGACGCTCGAGCCCGGCATGGTCTTCGCGCTCGAGAACTTCTGGCCGGCGTCGGACGGCTGGTCGGCGGCCCGCATCGAGGAGGAAGTGCTCGTCACCGAGACGGGGCACGAGATCCTGACCCGGTTCCCCGCCGAGACGCTGCTGGTGGCCGGCACCCGGTACTGGACCGCGACCGGCCCGCTGGCGGGCACGCGCGAGCTCGACCCGACGGCCAGCCCCCGGCGAGCCGACCTCGGCTGA
- a CDS encoding ABC transporter substrate-binding protein has product MRTRWMATLAAGVLAAALVGGLAGAADPVLLRVRVFPGVHNLAIFAGQARGIFAKYGVQVELEFTPNSQALRDGLAAGAFEVAHAAVDNAVAMVETAGADVVVVVGGDSSMNQLFVQPEVRSIIDLMGKTVIVDAPNTAYALQLKKILLKHGLKAGQHYTVKPIGGTFQRAAAMREHKEYAATMLYPPYSIVAEREGLRSLGLAVKMLGPYQATAGFVRRSWAQANASTLERYLQGYVGALRWVLAPANRDETIALLAQRLKLDPDVAAATYAHAVDPAGGLTPDARLDLEGFRNVLALRAELEGQWGGQPPAPERYYDPQYYRRALAALGP; this is encoded by the coding sequence ATGCGCACGCGCTGGATGGCGACACTCGCGGCCGGGGTCCTGGCCGCCGCCCTCGTGGGCGGTCTCGCCGGGGCGGCGGACCCGGTCCTCCTCCGGGTCCGGGTTTTCCCGGGCGTCCACAACCTCGCGATCTTCGCCGGCCAGGCCAGAGGCATCTTCGCCAAGTACGGGGTCCAGGTCGAGCTCGAGTTCACGCCCAACTCCCAGGCGCTGCGCGACGGTCTCGCCGCCGGCGCCTTCGAGGTCGCCCACGCCGCGGTCGACAACGCCGTCGCCATGGTGGAGACGGCCGGCGCGGACGTCGTCGTGGTGGTGGGCGGCGACAGCAGCATGAACCAGCTCTTCGTCCAGCCCGAGGTCCGATCCATCATCGACCTCATGGGCAAGACGGTGATCGTGGACGCCCCGAACACCGCCTATGCCCTCCAGCTGAAGAAGATCCTGCTCAAGCACGGGCTCAAGGCCGGCCAGCACTACACGGTGAAGCCGATCGGCGGGACGTTCCAGCGGGCGGCCGCGATGCGCGAGCACAAGGAGTACGCGGCGACGATGCTGTATCCGCCCTACTCGATCGTGGCGGAGCGCGAGGGCCTCCGGAGCCTCGGGCTGGCCGTCAAGATGCTCGGCCCCTACCAGGCGACCGCCGGTTTCGTCCGGCGGTCCTGGGCCCAGGCGAACGCGTCGACCCTGGAGCGGTACCTCCAGGGATACGTCGGAGCTCTCCGCTGGGTGCTGGCGCCGGCCAATCGCGACGAGACGATCGCCCTCCTCGCCCAGCGCCTCAAGCTCGACCCCGACGTGGCGGCCGCGACCTACGCGCACGCCGTCGACCCGGCCGGCGGGCTCACGCCCGACGCGCGACTCGATCTGGAGGGGTTCCGCAACGTGCTCGCGCTCCGGGCCGAGCTGGAGGGCCAGTGGGGCGGCCAGCCGCCGGCGCCCGAGCGCTACTACGATCCGCAGTACTACCGCCGGGCGCTCGCCGCGCTCGGACCCTAG